In Pseudobythopirellula maris, a single window of DNA contains:
- a CDS encoding GlsB/YeaQ/YmgE family stress response membrane protein — translation MLSLIYLLLIGLTAGWIASRLTKTGKPGVVGLLTVGVAGSLLGSAAYWLLDKLATSVAGDLVFATAGAVLCIRALRKWG, via the coding sequence ATGCTTAGCCTCATCTACCTGCTGCTGATCGGTTTGACCGCCGGCTGGATCGCCAGCCGACTGACCAAGACGGGCAAGCCCGGAGTCGTGGGCCTGCTGACGGTCGGCGTGGCCGGCTCGCTGCTCGGCTCGGCGGCTTACTGGCTGCTGGACAAGCTCGCCACGAGCGTCGCGGGCGACCTGGTCTTCGCCACGGCCGGCGCCGTGCTGTGCATCAGGGCGCTCCGCAAGTGGGGCTGA
- a CDS encoding STAS domain-containing protein encodes MAETQTMCVGDGWWATLEHEGDRLYVRPYPEGDQPTPALGLVERLWAAIDERGVRDVVLEMDDVAFLPSSLMGELVRLHKRLATHSGQLRLSGLHEQCADALHITRLDQVLPTFPGRGAAPG; translated from the coding sequence ATGGCTGAGACGCAAACGATGTGCGTGGGCGACGGCTGGTGGGCGACTCTGGAGCACGAGGGCGACCGGCTCTATGTGCGGCCTTACCCCGAGGGCGATCAGCCCACCCCGGCGCTGGGATTGGTCGAGAGGCTCTGGGCGGCGATCGACGAGCGGGGCGTCCGCGACGTGGTCCTCGAGATGGACGACGTCGCCTTCCTGCCGAGCAGCCTGATGGGCGAGTTGGTGCGGCTGCACAAACGACTGGCGACGCATTCCGGCCAGCTGCGGCTGAGCGGTCTGCACGAGCAATGCGCCGACGCGCTGCACATCACGCGGCTCGACCAGGTGCTGCCCACGTTCCCCGGGCGCGGCGCCGCGCCGGGGTAG
- a CDS encoding 2-oxo acid dehydrogenase subunit E2, which translates to MPSEIKLPSLGENIDSGDVLSVLVSEGDTVTVDQDLLEIETDKATMPVPSPEAGTITKILVGEGDTVKVGAPIFEIEAGAAAPAAAPEPAPPASEPEPEPAPQAAAPAPAAPPAPEPAAPAPVAPSPVPTPAVAALEPAQQAHTPVTVAAGAVDTPGDGHSSAAAGPAVRRLARELGVDLRRVRPNGAAGRITEEDVQAYVRQSNQRAQAPSPTGVTPPGAVGSDSQGAVRVEKMSRMRQAIARNMVASYTTIPQLTNFDDVDVSELEKIRKQSKDDYAARGLKLTQLPFLVKAIAGALKKHPVVNASVDMEQSTVIYKEYVNIGVAVDSERGLVVPVLRDVDRMSISQIASELDRIVTKAREGSLTLEDMQGGTFTISNMGAVGGTYSTPLINSPEVAILLVGRSRMLPWVVGDGAIEPRLVMPLSLTYDHRVVDGADAARFVNDLKGLLAAPGRLLLAP; encoded by the coding sequence ATGCCAAGCGAAATCAAACTGCCGAGCCTCGGTGAGAACATCGACTCGGGCGACGTGCTCAGCGTCCTCGTCTCGGAGGGCGACACGGTCACGGTCGATCAAGACCTGCTGGAGATCGAGACCGACAAGGCGACGATGCCGGTCCCGAGCCCCGAGGCGGGCACGATCACCAAGATCTTGGTCGGCGAGGGCGACACGGTGAAGGTCGGCGCACCGATCTTCGAGATCGAGGCCGGCGCCGCAGCCCCCGCGGCCGCGCCCGAACCCGCCCCGCCGGCGTCGGAGCCCGAGCCCGAACCGGCCCCGCAGGCCGCCGCGCCAGCGCCGGCGGCGCCCCCCGCTCCCGAGCCGGCGGCGCCGGCCCCCGTGGCCCCGTCGCCCGTGCCGACACCGGCCGTGGCGGCGCTCGAGCCCGCCCAGCAAGCGCACACACCGGTGACCGTGGCCGCCGGAGCGGTCGACACGCCGGGCGACGGCCACTCGTCGGCCGCCGCCGGCCCCGCCGTCCGACGACTGGCCCGTGAGCTGGGCGTCGACCTGCGTCGCGTCCGGCCCAACGGCGCGGCCGGTCGCATCACCGAGGAGGACGTGCAGGCGTACGTCCGCCAGTCGAACCAGCGGGCCCAGGCCCCCTCGCCCACGGGCGTCACCCCGCCCGGCGCGGTCGGTTCCGACAGCCAGGGCGCGGTGCGCGTCGAGAAGATGAGCCGCATGCGGCAGGCGATCGCCCGCAACATGGTGGCCAGCTACACGACGATCCCGCAGCTGACGAACTTCGACGACGTCGACGTGTCGGAGCTGGAGAAGATCCGCAAGCAGAGCAAGGACGACTACGCGGCGCGTGGCCTGAAGCTCACGCAGCTGCCGTTCCTGGTGAAGGCGATCGCCGGGGCGCTGAAGAAGCACCCCGTGGTGAACGCCTCGGTCGACATGGAGCAGTCGACGGTCATCTACAAGGAGTACGTGAACATCGGTGTGGCGGTCGACAGCGAACGCGGGCTGGTCGTGCCTGTGCTCCGCGACGTCGACCGGATGAGCATCTCGCAGATCGCCTCGGAGCTCGACCGCATCGTCACCAAGGCGCGCGAGGGTTCGCTGACGCTCGAGGACATGCAGGGCGGCACGTTCACGATCAGCAACATGGGCGCGGTCGGGGGCACGTACTCCACGCCGCTCATCAACTCGCCCGAGGTGGCGATCTTGCTGGTGGGCCGCAGCCGCATGCTGCCGTGGGTCGTGGGCGACGGCGCCATCGAGCCGCGGCTCGTGATGCCGCTCTCGCTCACTTACGACCACCGCGTGGTCGACGGCGCCGACGCGGCCCGCTTCGTCAACGACCTGAAGGGCCTGCTCGCGGCCCCGGGCCGGTTGCTACTGGCGCCGTAA